One part of the Bdellovibrio bacteriovorus genome encodes these proteins:
- a CDS encoding phosphate/phosphite/phosphonate ABC transporter substrate-binding protein, with protein sequence MLKFFLVVLFPFLLITCTSQKELGSREKPIQFALVPGQDSAVLMENGKLLEKWILEKSGLHVRMQVPVSYVAVVEAIGSQRVDVAILNTFGYVLAHDKYGAQAKLIGVNRGISEYWGQIITADPGIKSVNDLQGKKFAYVDPASTSGYILPAKLFKDQNIKLGDTVFAGKHDSVVMMVYQGRVDAGATYHTPSEDGIPQDARRLVKSQFPDVYEKVRIVQKTESIPSDPVVFRKDFPADLSARLIAALKSFPSTPEGAKALKNLYHLEGFKDCSDKDYEKARKILLEMSQQVQEPAK encoded by the coding sequence TTGTTGAAGTTTTTTCTTGTCGTCCTGTTCCCGTTTCTTTTGATTACATGCACGTCACAAAAGGAGCTGGGAAGCCGTGAAAAGCCTATTCAGTTTGCACTGGTTCCAGGCCAGGATTCGGCTGTGCTTATGGAAAACGGGAAGCTGCTGGAAAAGTGGATTCTGGAAAAGTCCGGTTTGCATGTGCGCATGCAGGTGCCGGTCAGTTATGTCGCCGTGGTAGAAGCTATTGGCTCGCAGCGCGTGGATGTGGCGATCTTAAATACGTTCGGCTATGTGCTGGCTCACGACAAGTACGGGGCTCAGGCCAAGCTGATTGGTGTGAACCGCGGCATCTCTGAATACTGGGGTCAGATCATCACTGCCGATCCCGGAATCAAAAGTGTGAACGATCTGCAGGGTAAGAAGTTTGCTTATGTCGATCCGGCTTCCACCTCCGGCTATATTCTTCCGGCGAAACTTTTCAAGGATCAGAATATCAAACTGGGCGACACTGTTTTTGCCGGTAAACACGACAGCGTGGTGATGATGGTTTATCAGGGACGTGTGGATGCCGGGGCCACGTATCACACTCCATCAGAGGACGGCATTCCCCAGGACGCGCGCCGGCTGGTCAAATCGCAGTTTCCTGATGTTTATGAAAAGGTTCGTATTGTTCAAAAGACTGAATCCATTCCCAGCGATCCGGTTGTCTTTCGCAAGGACTTTCCGGCGGATCTCAGTGCCCGTCTGATCGCCGCTCTGAAAAGCTTCCCGTCCACTCCAGAAGGAGCGAAGGCCCTGAAAAACCTCTATCACCTGGAGGGATTCAAGGATTGTTCGGACAAGGACTATGAAAAGGCCCGTAAAATTCTTTTGGAAATGAGCCAGCAGGTTCAAGAACCCGCAAAGTAA
- a CDS encoding Hpt domain-containing protein codes for MSKVKVEIDADLQDLIPQFIENRKKDIESLSALVEKNDLQSIAQMAHKIKGAAAGYGFAELSDLAAQMEVAAKKNDATPLPELVKKMRIHFLNIEIHYVPM; via the coding sequence ATGTCTAAGGTTAAGGTTGAAATCGATGCTGATCTACAAGATCTGATTCCTCAGTTTATTGAGAATCGGAAGAAGGACATTGAGTCCCTTAGCGCTCTCGTGGAGAAAAACGATCTCCAGTCTATCGCGCAAATGGCTCACAAGATCAAAGGTGCTGCTGCAGGATACGGCTTTGCCGAACTCAGCGACCTTGCCGCGCAAATGGAAGTTGCCGCGAAGAAAAACGACGCAACCCCCTTGCCTGAACTTGTGAAGAAGATGCGCATTCACTTTCTGAATATCGAGATTCATTACGTCCCGATGTAG
- a CDS encoding ATP-binding protein — MNHKNRLFLFTSVLVLGTLLIAGTVGYKMGSSSLEQSTRERLVQIREFKSDEIQKEFAYLKNALVLTSEYTPILQFLRRYPQEHQQLQTWLRSHGKPTAWRNEMEERNPSQVSDYPRILEQFTALPLFLQYQFQESARTQNRPLPQLASVSGFSGLDYFRSYESLHSKLFDVLERSHLSDVLLIEPNGTVAYSAAKSLALGDNLISGPLSNSRLAQAYRWSLNAPKGATKYFDFTPISHFWHTPAAFLTMPLFDQTNFVGTLVFQLSLDRIDQILSHNRKWKELGLGMTGEVVAFGTDGFVRNNPRMYLESPDSFAQKVRQQDDARTALESIERSRSASLSLILPPTQVRRYMERGVAFDSGEDYLGTRSLQSAGRVNVADNTDWIIISKMDLNESLAPLSYKLPWFFIGGFLLWSLALAGAWLVYRRMFFPSQVLADGLDKLKSHNFSEVLPAPEEDEYKDLYQKFDEVREDFRKTKAARDFLENVVYSLNEVFFIVEVEDVEDSLRKNFRVRGFNPTAQSLTGAPGHTLKNSDLSLWLETDYSVIENSLRERDIHKSTHTAEASLKKITGDRVPLEVSWARVNTENKGKILLAMMGTDMRWKKEIEKELKLKEELLKESQSLSRTGSFRWDIRTGKCLWSEEEFHLLGLTPDNVVPSYDLFRSLILSEDLPVFDKALAEAHKNIAPFHVDLRMKKQDSNDLIWVRCQGRTEYDDYGNALFMYVTTQDITELRRVEQSLITTKNEALKASQAKSEFLAQMSHEIRTPMNAIMGMAELLKETKLDADQKYYVTIFCKAGEVLMSLINDILDLSKIEAGEVSIENIPFEMTKLIADVEDMMKPRALEKGLSCMCEIAPGVSPHLMGDPTKLRQVLINLIGNSIKFTHKGQVRLVIGKNPSKKDTLLISVTDTGIGIPEDRQHMIFQKFSQADNSVTRKYGGTGLGLAISKSLVELMGGQIWFKSRPGTGTTFFFTIPYREQIYNPVNHKPVPMRTPELDFVSPKPRDPNHKVKILIADDTEDNRTLFTHYLKNEPFEIIEAENGLQAIDQIKSGEFDIVFMDVQMPEMDGYAATDRIREWEKESHKAPVPIIALTAHALAEDRQKSLRAGCNDHIAKPFKKDTLLGVINKYSL; from the coding sequence ATGAACCATAAGAACCGCCTGTTTCTTTTTACCTCAGTTCTGGTACTGGGCACCCTGCTCATTGCCGGAACTGTTGGTTACAAGATGGGCAGTTCTTCGCTGGAACAAAGCACCCGCGAACGTCTGGTGCAGATTCGTGAATTCAAGTCCGATGAAATTCAAAAAGAATTTGCCTATCTGAAGAACGCTCTGGTTCTGACTTCGGAATACACGCCGATTCTTCAGTTCCTGCGCCGTTATCCACAAGAGCACCAGCAACTGCAGACCTGGCTTCGTTCTCACGGAAAGCCCACGGCCTGGCGCAACGAAATGGAAGAGCGCAATCCCTCACAGGTCTCTGATTATCCCCGGATACTGGAACAATTCACAGCCCTGCCGCTGTTTTTGCAATATCAGTTTCAGGAAAGTGCACGCACCCAGAACCGCCCCCTGCCTCAGCTAGCTTCCGTCAGCGGGTTTTCCGGGCTGGACTATTTCCGAAGCTACGAAAGTCTTCATTCAAAACTCTTCGATGTTCTGGAGCGCTCTCACCTGAGCGATGTTCTGCTGATTGAACCCAACGGCACGGTGGCCTATTCAGCCGCAAAGTCCCTGGCCCTGGGGGACAACCTTATTTCCGGCCCGCTTTCCAATTCCCGTCTGGCTCAGGCCTATCGCTGGTCTCTGAATGCCCCCAAAGGGGCCACCAAGTATTTTGATTTTACTCCGATCAGTCATTTCTGGCATACACCTGCGGCCTTCCTGACAATGCCGCTGTTTGATCAGACTAATTTTGTGGGAACTTTGGTTTTCCAGCTTTCTTTGGATCGTATTGATCAGATTCTTTCCCACAATCGCAAATGGAAAGAACTGGGTCTTGGCATGACCGGCGAAGTTGTCGCCTTCGGCACGGACGGGTTTGTGCGCAACAACCCGCGCATGTATCTGGAAAGCCCCGACAGCTTCGCTCAGAAAGTTCGCCAGCAAGATGACGCCCGCACAGCCCTGGAAAGTATTGAGCGGTCCCGCTCGGCATCTTTGTCTTTGATTCTTCCGCCGACTCAGGTTCGCCGCTATATGGAGCGGGGTGTGGCCTTTGATTCCGGCGAAGACTATCTGGGCACACGCAGCCTGCAGTCCGCTGGGCGCGTGAATGTCGCTGACAATACCGACTGGATCATTATCAGCAAAATGGATCTGAATGAAAGCCTGGCACCGCTGTCTTACAAGTTGCCGTGGTTCTTTATCGGAGGCTTTTTACTGTGGAGTCTGGCATTAGCCGGAGCATGGCTGGTTTATCGCCGCATGTTCTTTCCGTCGCAGGTGCTGGCCGACGGCCTGGACAAACTGAAATCGCACAACTTCAGCGAAGTCCTGCCCGCTCCGGAAGAGGATGAGTACAAAGACCTGTACCAGAAATTCGACGAGGTCCGCGAGGACTTCCGCAAAACCAAGGCCGCGCGCGACTTCCTGGAAAATGTGGTCTATTCCCTGAACGAAGTCTTTTTCATCGTCGAGGTGGAGGACGTCGAGGACAGCCTGCGCAAGAACTTCCGCGTGCGGGGTTTCAATCCCACCGCCCAGTCTTTGACCGGAGCCCCGGGGCACACTCTGAAAAACAGCGACCTCAGCCTGTGGCTTGAAACCGATTACTCGGTGATTGAAAACTCCTTGCGCGAGCGTGACATCCACAAGTCCACCCACACGGCGGAAGCTTCCTTAAAGAAAATCACCGGCGACCGTGTCCCGCTGGAAGTTTCCTGGGCCCGCGTCAACACTGAAAACAAAGGGAAGATTCTTCTGGCCATGATGGGCACCGACATGCGCTGGAAAAAGGAAATCGAAAAAGAACTGAAGCTGAAAGAGGAACTTCTGAAAGAATCCCAGTCCCTGTCCAGAACGGGATCCTTCCGCTGGGACATCCGCACCGGAAAATGCCTGTGGTCAGAGGAAGAATTCCACCTGCTGGGCCTGACCCCGGACAATGTCGTTCCAAGCTATGATCTTTTCCGCTCGCTGATTCTTTCAGAGGATCTGCCGGTCTTTGATAAAGCCCTGGCAGAAGCACACAAAAATATCGCCCCCTTCCACGTGGATCTGCGCATGAAAAAGCAGGATTCCAACGATCTGATCTGGGTGCGCTGTCAGGGCCGTACTGAGTACGACGACTATGGCAATGCCCTGTTCATGTACGTCACCACTCAGGACATCACCGAGCTTCGTCGGGTGGAGCAATCCCTGATCACCACCAAGAACGAAGCCCTGAAGGCTTCGCAGGCCAAGTCCGAATTCCTGGCTCAAATGAGTCACGAAATCCGCACACCAATGAACGCAATTATGGGAATGGCAGAACTGCTGAAAGAAACCAAGCTGGACGCCGATCAAAAGTACTATGTGACGATCTTCTGCAAAGCGGGCGAGGTTCTGATGTCGCTCATTAACGATATTCTGGATCTTTCCAAGATCGAAGCCGGCGAAGTTTCCATTGAAAACATCCCGTTTGAGATGACGAAGCTGATCGCCGACGTTGAGGACATGATGAAGCCACGCGCCCTGGAAAAGGGTCTGAGCTGTATGTGTGAAATTGCTCCGGGAGTTTCGCCTCACCTGATGGGCGACCCGACGAAACTTCGCCAGGTGCTGATCAATTTGATCGGGAACTCGATCAAGTTCACCCATAAGGGCCAGGTGCGTCTGGTCATCGGCAAGAATCCGTCCAAAAAAGACACTCTGCTTATCAGCGTTACCGACACAGGCATCGGGATTCCTGAGGATCGCCAGCACATGATTTTCCAGAAGTTTTCCCAGGCCGACAACTCCGTCACCCGAAAGTATGGTGGTACGGGGCTGGGACTTGCTATTTCCAAGAGCCTGGTTGAGTTGATGGGAGGCCAGATCTGGTTTAAAAGCCGCCCGGGCACTGGAACGACGTTCTTTTTCACAATTCCGTATCGCGAACAGATCTACAACCCAGTGAACCACAAGCCGGTGCCAATGCGCACCCCTGAACTGGATTTTGTAAGTCCGAAGCCGCGTGACCCGAATCACAAGGTGAAGATCCTGATTGCTGATGACACCGAGGACAATCGCACCCTGTTCACGCACTATCTTAAGAACGAGCCCTTTGAAATAATTGAAGCAGAGAATGGACTTCAAGCCATAGATCAGATAAAGTCAGGTGAGTTTGACATCGTCTTTATGGACGTGCAAATGCCTGAGATGGATGGCTATGCAGCCACTGATCGAATCCGTGAATGGGAAAAGGAAAGTCACAAAGCTCCGGTTCCTATCATCGCCTTAACGGCGCACGCTTTGGCGGAAGATCGGCAGAAATCCTTGCGGGCCGGCTGCAACGATCACATCGCCAAGCCGTTTAAGAAGGACACCCTGTTGGGAGTCATTAACAAATACTCTCTGTAG
- a CDS encoding response regulator — protein sequence MAAPQEEKSRLLIVEDDSDIRELLKHFLKEFVDEIVEAEDGSAALQFVKAQEFDTILSDIEMPHMNGLKFLAYVRSLGQMTPFVVLTAHGDHSRALEALSLGAFDFITKDSKRKVVIESVCAALKFGREMKSSKNDAVRSSHLRKIYADMSKSSEMRLRKIIEEMSS from the coding sequence ATGGCTGCGCCACAAGAAGAGAAAAGCCGATTGCTCATCGTCGAGGACGATTCCGACATCCGAGAGCTGTTGAAGCATTTCTTAAAAGAATTTGTGGATGAAATCGTGGAAGCCGAAGACGGCTCTGCCGCCCTCCAGTTCGTGAAGGCCCAGGAGTTCGACACCATCTTGTCTGATATTGAAATGCCCCACATGAATGGTCTTAAGTTTTTGGCCTATGTTCGCTCTTTGGGTCAAATGACCCCGTTTGTTGTGCTAACGGCTCACGGAGATCATTCCCGCGCCCTGGAAGCACTTTCTTTGGGCGCCTTTGACTTCATCACCAAGGATTCCAAACGCAAAGTCGTGATCGAAAGCGTCTGCGCGGCTTTGAAATTCGGGCGCGAGATGAAGTCTTCCAAAAACGATGCTGTGAGATCCTCTCATCTTCGTAAAATCTATGCGGATATGTCCAAATCTTCTGAGATGAGACTGCGCAAGATTATCGAGGAAATGTCGTCCTAA
- a CDS encoding OsmC family protein, giving the protein MVKMSGVYQGHKHSEIKHGPSGAALETDAPKDNNGKGEAFSPTDLVGAAMGSCMMTVMAIAADKDGVELKGARFEVEKEMGVNPRRIVKLNVVLHMPQSIPHDYRKKLEQIALTCPVKQSVHPDMQVPVLFHYDI; this is encoded by the coding sequence ATGGTTAAAATGTCCGGAGTCTATCAAGGTCACAAACACAGTGAAATCAAACACGGCCCGTCCGGTGCCGCACTGGAAACTGACGCCCCCAAAGACAACAATGGCAAAGGTGAAGCTTTTTCTCCGACAGACCTGGTGGGTGCTGCCATGGGCAGTTGCATGATGACTGTGATGGCCATTGCCGCTGACAAAGACGGTGTGGAACTAAAGGGCGCGCGCTTTGAAGTGGAAAAAGAAATGGGCGTAAACCCACGCCGTATCGTGAAGCTGAATGTGGTGCTGCACATGCCTCAAAGCATCCCGCATGACTACAGAAAAAAACTGGAACAAATCGCCCTGACCTGCCCGGTGAAACAAAGCGTTCACCCGGACATGCAGGTTCCGGTTTTGTTCCACTATGACATCTAG
- the pbpC gene encoding penicillin-binding protein 1C has protein sequence MRKRLIWGLVGAGVLGLSAGLAVLASGVPSLPSYESVKKSYVSSDLFLVDRNGKPLHQWRQDLKERTLLWADHKGISPAMIAALLKSEDKNFFRHWGVDPVAMAASVYQRSVKDSPRGASTITMQLVKLLHPHKKTWQGLPGKMRQSVAALKLESQWSKEQILESYLNLVSFRGELRGVNAASWMMFGKSSADLNRVDSTLLSVLIRSPNSETAQWEKRACWQEPDLCPSLKDSISRIQPQKMSTQNQQALHLAQRFSKEGRRGQIQTTLDRDLQNYIQEQITSQIRRLQAQNVNDAAVIVIENRTGEVFAYVGGSGDLSSAPYVDGVQSLRQAGSTLKPFLYATAFEKNLLKAESWLEDSAVDIVFDRGVYKPQNHDRQFYGWVMVKTALGSSLNVPAVKTFKLLNDDSFWGKLKALNFRNLEEPEHYGPALALGVADVTLEDLAQGYRTLAQDGFLSSLKFEPLQETAEAVEVFQATSAREVKEILSDNQNRALGFGLDSALALPGAAVKTGTSKDMRDNWCVGMNDRFTVGVWVGNFSGEPMWNVMGVSGAAPIWKRTMIWLQDHYPSETRLAETVPPQESSPEAYPGARILYPQDGMVLALDPAIPPGNQKMPLLVENSLKKDLYWKINEDKKIKATDSYLWSPSLGRHHFVLYEGDSKVAEVSVLVK, from the coding sequence ATGAGAAAAAGACTGATCTGGGGACTTGTTGGGGCGGGAGTGCTGGGGCTGAGTGCGGGACTTGCAGTCCTGGCCAGCGGGGTTCCGTCTTTGCCCTCTTATGAGTCGGTGAAAAAGTCCTATGTCAGTTCAGATTTGTTTCTAGTGGATCGTAACGGAAAACCGTTGCATCAATGGCGTCAGGATCTGAAAGAGCGCACTTTATTGTGGGCGGATCATAAAGGCATTTCACCGGCCATGATCGCGGCGCTGCTGAAGTCGGAGGATAAAAATTTCTTCCGTCACTGGGGCGTGGATCCTGTGGCCATGGCGGCCTCGGTGTATCAGCGCAGTGTGAAGGATTCCCCGCGCGGGGCCAGCACGATCACCATGCAATTGGTGAAACTGCTTCATCCCCATAAGAAAACCTGGCAAGGGTTGCCCGGAAAAATGCGCCAGTCTGTGGCGGCGCTAAAACTTGAAAGTCAGTGGAGCAAAGAGCAGATTCTGGAAAGCTATCTGAACCTGGTCAGCTTCCGTGGCGAGCTGCGGGGGGTGAATGCGGCGTCGTGGATGATGTTTGGAAAAAGTTCAGCGGATTTAAATCGTGTGGACTCAACACTTCTGTCCGTCCTGATTCGTTCGCCGAATTCTGAAACCGCACAATGGGAAAAACGCGCCTGTTGGCAGGAGCCGGATCTGTGCCCCAGCTTGAAGGACAGTATCAGTCGCATTCAGCCGCAAAAGATGAGCACCCAGAATCAACAGGCCCTGCATCTTGCACAAAGATTTTCAAAAGAGGGGCGGCGCGGTCAGATTCAAACAACTTTGGATCGGGACTTGCAAAATTATATCCAGGAACAGATCACCTCCCAGATTCGCAGGCTTCAGGCGCAGAACGTGAATGACGCCGCGGTGATTGTGATTGAAAACCGCACGGGCGAAGTTTTCGCCTATGTCGGTGGATCTGGCGATCTTTCCAGTGCGCCTTATGTCGACGGAGTTCAGTCCTTAAGGCAGGCAGGATCGACGCTGAAGCCTTTCTTGTATGCGACAGCTTTTGAAAAGAATCTTTTAAAAGCCGAATCCTGGCTTGAGGATTCGGCCGTGGATATCGTCTTTGACCGGGGCGTGTACAAACCCCAAAACCATGACCGCCAGTTTTATGGCTGGGTGATGGTGAAGACCGCATTGGGATCGTCCTTGAATGTTCCGGCGGTAAAGACCTTCAAACTTTTAAACGATGATTCATTCTGGGGAAAGCTTAAGGCGTTGAATTTCAGAAATCTGGAAGAGCCTGAACACTACGGACCGGCCCTGGCTTTGGGGGTGGCGGATGTGACCTTGGAGGATCTGGCGCAAGGCTATCGAACCCTGGCCCAGGATGGTTTCTTGTCCTCGTTGAAATTTGAGCCTCTTCAGGAAACGGCCGAAGCTGTTGAGGTCTTTCAGGCAACCAGTGCGCGCGAGGTGAAAGAAATTCTGTCCGACAATCAGAACAGGGCTTTGGGGTTTGGACTGGATTCCGCCCTGGCGCTGCCGGGGGCGGCGGTAAAAACCGGAACCAGCAAGGACATGCGCGACAACTGGTGTGTGGGGATGAACGATCGTTTTACTGTGGGAGTGTGGGTTGGAAATTTCAGCGGTGAACCGATGTGGAATGTGATGGGAGTCAGTGGCGCCGCCCCGATCTGGAAGCGCACCATGATCTGGTTGCAGGATCACTATCCGTCTGAAACCAGACTGGCCGAAACCGTTCCACCGCAGGAATCATCTCCGGAAGCTTATCCGGGGGCGCGCATCTTGTATCCTCAGGACGGCATGGTGCTGGCGCTGGATCCGGCAATTCCGCCGGGAAATCAAAAGATGCCTTTGCTGGTTGAAAATTCCTTAAAGAAGGATCTGTACTGGAAGATCAACGAAGACAAAAAAATAAAGGCGACCGATTCTTATCTGTGGTCGCCTTCGTTGGGTCGTCATCACTTTGTGCTTTATGAAGGTGACAGCAAAGTGGCCGAGGTCTCTGTTCTGGTAAAATAA